The DNA sequence TGATAGCGCATAGGTTGATAGCGCATAGGATAGACCTCAACCCGAACAACAAGCAAGCAATATATTTTGCCCGTGCGGCAGGTTGCGCCCGGTTTGCGTACAATTGGGCGTTGGCTGAGGCGTTGGTTGAGTTGAATGGAAGCGGCAGTACGAGGCGTGGAAAGCCGACTCTGCAAACCCAAAACCTAACCAGATGGCACTACGGCG is a window from the Synergistaceae bacterium genome containing:
- a CDS encoding helix-turn-helix domain-containing protein; amino-acid sequence: MLIAHRLIAHRIDLNPNNKQAIYFARAAGCARFAYNWALAEALVELNGSGSTRRGKPTLQTQNLTRWHYG